The Flavivirga eckloniae genomic interval AATCCTCTGCAAGTTGTTTATAGTAATACAAGTATTAATCTTTCAGGAATATCGCTTATTGGGCATATTGTAGTACAATCTAAAACAAAAATTACTGTAGACGCTAATTCCAATTTAAAAGATATCATCCTAATAGCGCCTATAATTGAGATTAAAAATCATGTTAAAGGAACGTTTCAGGCCATAGCAACTAAAAACCTTAAGGTTGGAAAAAATTGTAAACTTGATTACCCATCAGCACTCATATTAAACGAAAAAGAAAAGCCAATATCATCCCCTACAAATTTGCAAAAAGAAAAACCGAGTATTAACATAGACAAAAGATGCAATATAAAAGGAGTTGTTGCCTATTTTGGAGCGCCGATGACAAATAATTTTGATGCGCAGATTGTTATTGAAGAAAACACAACCGTAGTAGGAGAAGTTTATTGTAACCAAAACCTGGAACTTAAAGGAACCATTTACGGTTCGGTCTTCACATCAAATTTTGTTGCCAAACAATCAGGCTCATCCTATCAAAATCACATATACAACGGAACTATAATTGTTGACGAGCTACCAGAAGAATACATAGGATTACCATTTAATAATTCTAAAAAAGGAGTGGCTAAATGGTTGTATTGAAGAAAATAAAAGCATCAACCCTCATGGAGACCTTGGTCGCTACGGTTTTAATTGTGATTGTATTTATGATCTCAAGTATGATTTTAAATAACATTTTTTCTAACAGTATAAAAAGCAATACCAGGGAAATTGATGCCTATTTAAATGAGTTGGAATATTTATATAAAAATGAAAAGCTAAAACTGCCCTATTACGATGATTTGGGTGATTGGAAAATATCAATAATAACCCTTAATACGAGTAGTAGTTATAAAAGTGTAGAGTTTGAAGCCCTACACATCATTACAAATAAAACCAAAACCAAAGTAATACGTGAAGATTGATAACAAAATACCAGCCTTTACATTAAGTGAAATGATTGTGGTATTAATAATAACTAGCATAGTTATTGGTATGGCTTTTTCGGTGTTGTCGTTAGTTCAGAATCACATGTCCGGTATTAAAAACAACTTTACAAACAATACAGAGCTTAATAAGCTGGAACAGTCCCTTTGTTTGGATTTAAATAGGTATCCAAAAATAGAATACAACGAGCTTGAAAATACGATAAGCTTAAAAACAGAAATAGATTCGATAACCTATCAATTTAACGAAAACAATATTATAAAGGAAACAGATACGTTCAATATCCAATTAGTAGATAAGCAATTCTTTTTTAATGGTAATAAAGTAAATCATGGTATAATAGACGCAGTAAAACTAGAGGCTTCAAAAGTATTTCAAAATCAAAAACTCTTTATATTCAAGGAAAACGACGCAACATTTTTCGTAAACAATGGCATTTCAAATAGATAACATAGAAACACAAAAAACGACCTTAAAAGAAAAGACCAAGTCCACTTCTTTTTTACAAAAGGAAATCACATTGTTCAACAAGGCCTTTGGTAATAAAATCAAAGAGGACTTTTATACCGAGTTAAGTGTGTTGTTAAAAGCTGGTATTGCACTAAAGGATGCCCTGGATTTAATAGAGAACTCACAAAAGAAAAAACAGAACAAAGACGTCTTAAGTATTATATCCAACAATATAGTTTCAGGACAAAGCCTATCTGAAGCTATTAAGATACACAAACAGTTTACAGATTACGAATACTATTCTATAAAAATAGGAGAAGAAACGGGAACACTGTATCAAGTAACCGAACAACTTGGTAGTTTCTTTGCAAGAAAGAATGAACAGCGAAGAAACCTAATTAGTGCCCTAACCTATCCCATTATCATTTTAAGCACTGCTGTTTTGGTAGTTGGTTTTATGTTACGGTTTGTAGTACCTATGTTTCAGGATATTTTTAAACAGCAAAATGTAGAACTGCCAGCTATAACCAAGTTTATCATAAGCCTTTCTGAGTTTATGCAGGAGTATGGCTGGGTATTCTTGCTAGCTATATTGGCAATGATCGCTTCAAGATCGTTCTTGAATAAAAAGAAACGCTTTAAACAAATAAAAGATAGCTTGATATTAAAGTTGCCTTTTATAGGAAACTTTGTGAAGGGTGTTTATTTGTCGCAATTTACCCAAGCGGTATCGCTATTAACAGCCTCAAAGGTTCCAGTTGTTAATAGTATTCAATTGGTAAAACAGATGATAGATTTTTATCCACTACAGCACGCCTTGGAAATTGTAGAACAACACATTTTAAAAGGCGAAACCTTAAGTAAAAGTTTAAGTATGCATAAGCTGTTTGACGACAAAATGATAGCCCTGGTTAAGGTGGCCGAAGAAACAAATCAAACCGAGTTTATTTTCGATAGACTTAATATGCAATACAATGCCCAGGTGCAACAACAATCCAAAATGCTATCGACCATTATGGAACCCTTTATAATTTTGATTGTAGGTGTTCTGGTTGGCGTTATTCTGGTTGCGATGTACTTGCCAATGTTTAAACTAAGTAGTGCTATAGGATAACATCTAAGTTGTTTTTTAGTTACATAAGGTTTTACGCCACGGCCTATTTCTATCAATACTAATTTTATACAATTATTCTAATAAAAGCTTAACACTGCATTAGTTAATTTAACTAATGCTTAGGAAAATTAATATATTTTCTATAATATTGTATACCGTATACGAAAATATAATATCGTATACGAAATAGAATTTAAGATGGATAGAATTTTCAAAAATGAATTAAGTGCTCAGGCATATAACAAGGTTAGAGCAATGATAATGTCAAAAGAATTGGAGCCAGGACAAAAAATTGTTCAGGATAAACTTGCAGAAACTTTAGGGATTAGTAGAACACCTTTACGGTCGGCTTTGCAGATGTTAGAAGGAGAAGGTTTAATAGTACCACTGCCAAAAAAAGGGTTTGTAGTGAAAAAATTCTCAGATATAGAGATTCTAGAAATATTCGATTGCAGAATGGCATTAGAAGGTACTGCGGTTAGATTGTTTACCAATCATGCCAGGCCAAATGAGATAAATGAACTTAAAAAGTTATTCTCACCCTTTTTAGAGGGAGATATCGATAATTCAGAATATCAACAAGCCGATGCAGAATTTCATAATAGTATTATGAAAGGAAGTGGAAATGGTTTTTTGAATAGACTTTTTCAACAAGGAAATCTATTAGTCTGTATGGATTTGATTGGCTTATTAAGATTACCAAACGAAACACTCCCTGAACATATGGCAATTATTGACGCCATAGAAAAAAGAGATGCAGATTTAGCCGAATCATTAGCTAAGGAGCATTTGGATAAGACCAAGCAATTAATTTTAAAAAAGATGAATGAATAAACGAAGCACGTTTTTTCCTGTTAGATACCGAATGGTCTTTAGTACTTTTATTTTATCGATGATAGTGCTTTTCGATAGAATTTTAATTTCTGTCGCTAAAGATCCGGTTGCAACAGATCTATCCCTATCTGATAAAGAAATGGGATGGGTGCTATCTATTTTTGCACTTGGTTATGCCCTTTTTCAAACACCTTCTGGGTATTTGGCAGATAAACATGGTGCTAGAAAAGTATTAACAGTTGTAGTAAGCATCTGGTCGGTATTCACTGCTCTAACCGGAGCAGTATATAATTTCTTTGCACTATTAGTTGTGCGGTTTCTTTTTGGAGTAGGAGAAGCAGGCGCCTTTCCCGGTATGGCACGTGCTATTTTTAAATGGGTGCCTGTAAAAGAAAGGGGTTTAGTTCATGGTATTAATTTTTCTGGAGGAAGAATAGGAGCAGCTATAGCATTACCAGTAGTGGCTTGGTTAATAAATCTTGTGGGCTGGAGAATGAGTTTTGTAATACTTGGAGGAATAGGCGTTCTATGGGCTTTAGTTTGGTTTTGGTGGTATAGAGATAATCCTAAAAATCATAAATCGGTATCGGCAATGGAGCTCAAAATTATAGAAGAAGGAATACAAGAAGAAGCCAAGGATAAAGAACCAATTTCTTTCAAGAAAATGTTCGGTTCACGTACCATGTGGTTGCTTATGATACAATATTTCTGTAGTAATTTTACGTTCTTCTTTTGTCTTACATGGTTGTTTCCATACTTAAAAACAAAATACAATCTAGATGTTGTAGAAGCAGGTTTTTACGCTTCAGCACCTTTTATATTTGGCGCACTGGGAAATTGGTTTTCTGGCTGGCTGGTCGATTTTATTTATAAAAAGAATAAATGGGGATTGTCTAGAAAATTAACTGCAATTATAGGATTTACACTTGCCACTATAGGTATTGTAGCCAGTGTGTATATGAATGAAGTAACAGGAGCAGTCATTTTTATATCCCTAGCAGTTTTTGGAGCCGATATGACATTAAGCCCTTCATGGTCTACATGTTTAGATGTAGGAAAAGAACATTCGGGAACCGTTAGCGGAACAATGAATATGGCGGGTAATCTAGGCTCTTTTTTCACAGCCTTAGCTTTTCCATATATGATGGCTTTAGCTGGTTCTCATACACCATTTTTCTTTTTGGCAGCAGCGTTGAATTTAATTGCAATTCCTATTTGGCTCTCAATTAAACCAGAAAAGGCATTACAGTTAACAGAATAAAAAAACAAAACATGATAAAATTTCAAGAATTCAAAGAAGTCTGTCAGAAATCAATTGAAATGATCGAAGAAGCGGGCTTATTGTTAACCCCCGAGGATAAAGAAAAGATCACTGCTGCCGATTTTGGATTAAGCAACCTTAAAAAAGAAGGCATCCAAATATTAACCATGTTTCAAACAAACAGGATAGCAGGTAAAATATTGGTCTTACTCCCCTATCAAACAGAACCAGAGCATTGGCACCCAACCGTTGGAGACGATCCGGGTAAAGAAGAAGTAATAAGGGCAATTAGTGGAGACTTGTATTTCTATATCCCCGGAGAAGATACCATGACGGAAGGTTTTATTGTAGAAGGGAAAGCCGATTGTTATACCATGCGTAACGAGGTTGTTATGAAACCAGGAGATCAATTGGAATTACCAGCAGGCACAAAACATTGGTTCCAGGCAGGTAAAAGAGGGGCGGTTATGTATTCGTTTTCAACTACAGTAACCGATTTAAATGACCAGTTTACAGACCCTAATATAAATAGGGATACAATAATTGAAAAAGCGCCCCGAGGTGCATATTAATATATAAAGATTAAAATAAATGAAACAGAGTATAATTACGGCGTTTTTAAGTAAAACACAAGATAGATTTTCTGAGTATCATGAACCGACTGGGTTAAAAGAACGATTGGAAATTGTTCAAAAAATTGATGGCGTAACTGGTGTGGAAATCGTGTATCCTTATGAAACAGAAGAAGCTGCTGCGACAAAAAAATTAATGGAAGATATGGGGTTGGAGTTTGCAGCAGTTAACGCAAATATTAAAAAAGAAACCAAATGGGTGCCTGGAGCATTATCAAGACCTAAAGAAAATTTAAGGAATGATGCCGTGCAATTAATTAAAGATGCTAAAGACTATGCCATAGCAGTTGGAGCGCCCTTGGTAACATGTTGTCCTTTATCTGATGGTTACGATAACCTATTTCAGGTTGACTATCAAAAAGGATGGAAGTATATGATTGATGCTTTTGCTGAAGCTGCAGATTACAAGCCAGAAATGCCGTTGTTTGTTGAGTACAAAATCAATGAAACCAGGGTAAACTGCTTTTTAGATAGTTGTGCCAAGACAATTGTATTCTTAAAAGAAGTTCAAAATGCTGCTACAGGAGTAACCATAGATTTCGGACATTCATTGCTGGCTAAGGAAAATCCAGCAGAAGTACTTGCGATGTGCGAACAATCAAATATAGATTATTACTTACATACAAACGATAATGACTGGCAGTTTGATTGGGATTTAATAGGTGGATCAAGAAACTTTTTACATACAGTAGAATTCTTCTTTTATGCCAAGGAATTTGGATACGACAAGTATTTCACTGCAGATGCTTCCCCTAGAATTTTTGACATGCTTGGTTTTTTCAGAGAACATGCCGAAATGAATAAAGCGATATGGAATATTGTAGAAAATCTCGATAGAGATCAATACAGACGCATGATGCATGAAGAAAAGCATATGGATTTAATGCGATTAGTAAGAAAAGAAATTTATAGACTATAAAAGATGCCAAAAGCAACATTTAAAATAACCTATAGCGATGCTAAATCACTTATGAATGAAGCGGTTAAATCTGCAAAACATCATCATGTACCAGGAGCTATAGCTATTGTAGACGAAGGAGGGAATCTGCTTCTATTGGAAAGTTTGGATAATACAATGAGCAGTGCCTCTAAAATAGCTATAGGAAAAGCGGCAACAGCAGCAGCGTTTAAAAGACCCACAAAGGCTATTGAAGATGTCGTTTTAGAGGGCAGGACACCAATGTTGGTTCTAGACAGTGCCACATCAGAATCCTATATTCCTTTAAAAGGTGGTTATCCAATATGGTATAAAGACGAATTAGTAGGCGCTATTGCTGTAGCAGGTACTATGGATGCTGAAATGGATGAGGTTGTTGTTTTAGAAGCATTAGAAAATAAAAATTGGTAAATTTTATAGGAAAAGAAAAGTACATTATTAAATAAATGAAAATGATTCATTCAGTATTCAAAAAAATAGGCATTATGAAACAAAGTTTTCATTTACAATATATTTTATTGGTGATAATAGGCTTTGTTTTGTTGCAAAGTTGTGAAGACAATTGGAAATGGGAAACCGTTACAGCAAAGGGAACGCCAACAGCTAGACATGAAGCAGGTTTAGTAGCCTTTAAAGATAAAATTTTATTAATAGGAGGGCGAAGAATTAATCCAACTGATGAGTTTGATACTAAAACAAATACCTGGACAGCAAAATCGCCAACGCCTATAGAATTACATCATTTTCAACCAGTTGTTGTAGGCGATGCTGTCTATTTAATTGGAGCAATGACTGGAAAATGGCCCAATGAAAAACCTCTTGATAAAGTCATTATTTATTATCCGGATGAAGATCGATATGAATACAGTCATACCATACCAAAAGACAGACGTAGAGGCGGTGCAGGAGCAGTATATTATAACAATAAAATTTATTTGGTTGGTGGTATTACAAATGGTCATGTAGATGGTTATAAACCCTGGTTTGATGTATACGATCCTAAAACAGGAGAATGGTTTGTTTTACCAGATGCACCAGATGCACGAGACCATTTTCAGGCTGCGGTAGCTAATAATAAATTATATGCTTTTGCAGGTCGAAGAACCTCCAAGAAAACAGATCAGGATATGGCATTGACTAGTAGTCATGGTAATGTCTATAATTTTGAAAGTAATAAATGGGAAGCAGTTACCGAAAATTTAAGAATAACAACAGAAAGAGCTGGTAACTCAGCCTTTGCATGGAATAATGAAATAGTTATAGGAGGTGGAGAAAGTTTAGCTCATGAAATTGCTCACAGTGAAGTAGAAGCCTATAATAGCAAAACTAGGACATGGAGAAATTGGCCATCTCTCAACCAAGGCCGACATGGTTCTGGGTTTGCTATAGTTGGGGAGTATGTTTACACAGCATCTGGTAGCGGTAATCGTGGTGGTGGACCAGAACTCACCACCATAGAGCGTTTAAAATTACCAACAGATTTGGGAGATAAGAGCGATGAGTTCGTAGACCTTACGCCGGTTTACAAACAATGGCATACAGTTACCTTATCTTTTGAAGGACCTCAAACTTCAGAAAAGGCGGCAGACAATCCGTTTTTAAATTATCGTTTAGATGTCGTATTTAAACATGCAGAAACACAAGATACCATTCGTGGTTTTTATGCAGCAGATGGAAATGCATCAGAAACAGGAGCCGATAAAGGAAATATTTGGAAAGTTAGATTCTCGCCAAGCTTAAAAGGTGATTGGAGTTACTCGGCAGATTTATATCATAAGGACAGTATAGCCCTAAAAGGAAATTTAAAACAAGCAGAATCTATTGCCATTTCGAATAAAGAAGGTCGTTTTTCAGTAATAGAATCAGATAAGGATGGTCTAGATTTCAGAGCAAATGGTATTCTTGAGGCTTCCAAAGGTTATTTTAGGTTTCGAGACTCAAAAAAATATTGGATGAAAGGCGGAGCCAATAGTCCAGAAAACCTATTAGCATACATAGATTTTGATGATACCTATCGTCTTAAAACATCAAATAAGGATGGAGAGGCAAGTACAACAGAAGAAATTCATGCATATCCAAACCATTTAAAAGATTGGAAAGAAGGAGATCCAACATGGAAAAATGAAAAAGGAAAATCGTTAATAGGTGCATTAAACTATTTGGCTTCAAAAGGTATGAACGCTGTTTATTTTCTAAC includes:
- a CDS encoding sugar phosphate isomerase/epimerase family protein — its product is MKQSIITAFLSKTQDRFSEYHEPTGLKERLEIVQKIDGVTGVEIVYPYETEEAAATKKLMEDMGLEFAAVNANIKKETKWVPGALSRPKENLRNDAVQLIKDAKDYAIAVGAPLVTCCPLSDGYDNLFQVDYQKGWKYMIDAFAEAADYKPEMPLFVEYKINETRVNCFLDSCAKTIVFLKEVQNAATGVTIDFGHSLLAKENPAEVLAMCEQSNIDYYLHTNDNDWQFDWDLIGGSRNFLHTVEFFFYAKEFGYDKYFTADASPRIFDMLGFFREHAEMNKAIWNIVENLDRDQYRRMMHEEKHMDLMRLVRKEIYRL
- a CDS encoding MFS transporter, producing MNKRSTFFPVRYRMVFSTFILSMIVLFDRILISVAKDPVATDLSLSDKEMGWVLSIFALGYALFQTPSGYLADKHGARKVLTVVVSIWSVFTALTGAVYNFFALLVVRFLFGVGEAGAFPGMARAIFKWVPVKERGLVHGINFSGGRIGAAIALPVVAWLINLVGWRMSFVILGGIGVLWALVWFWWYRDNPKNHKSVSAMELKIIEEGIQEEAKDKEPISFKKMFGSRTMWLLMIQYFCSNFTFFFCLTWLFPYLKTKYNLDVVEAGFYASAPFIFGALGNWFSGWLVDFIYKKNKWGLSRKLTAIIGFTLATIGIVASVYMNEVTGAVIFISLAVFGADMTLSPSWSTCLDVGKEHSGTVSGTMNMAGNLGSFFTALAFPYMMALAGSHTPFFFLAAALNLIAIPIWLSIKPEKALQLTE
- a CDS encoding PulJ/GspJ family protein; the encoded protein is MKIDNKIPAFTLSEMIVVLIITSIVIGMAFSVLSLVQNHMSGIKNNFTNNTELNKLEQSLCLDLNRYPKIEYNELENTISLKTEIDSITYQFNENNIIKETDTFNIQLVDKQFFFNGNKVNHGIIDAVKLEASKVFQNQKLFIFKENDATFFVNNGISNR
- a CDS encoding type II secretion system F family protein; its protein translation is MAFQIDNIETQKTTLKEKTKSTSFLQKEITLFNKAFGNKIKEDFYTELSVLLKAGIALKDALDLIENSQKKKQNKDVLSIISNNIVSGQSLSEAIKIHKQFTDYEYYSIKIGEETGTLYQVTEQLGSFFARKNEQRRNLISALTYPIIILSTAVLVVGFMLRFVVPMFQDIFKQQNVELPAITKFIISLSEFMQEYGWVFLLAILAMIASRSFLNKKKRFKQIKDSLILKLPFIGNFVKGVYLSQFTQAVSLLTASKVPVVNSIQLVKQMIDFYPLQHALEIVEQHILKGETLSKSLSMHKLFDDKMIALVKVAEETNQTEFIFDRLNMQYNAQVQQQSKMLSTIMEPFIILIVGVLVGVILVAMYLPMFKLSSAIG
- a CDS encoding GlcG/HbpS family heme-binding protein, producing MPKATFKITYSDAKSLMNEAVKSAKHHHVPGAIAIVDEGGNLLLLESLDNTMSSASKIAIGKAATAAAFKRPTKAIEDVVLEGRTPMLVLDSATSESYIPLKGGYPIWYKDELVGAIAVAGTMDAEMDEVVVLEALENKNW
- a CDS encoding Kelch repeat-containing protein translates to MKQSFHLQYILLVIIGFVLLQSCEDNWKWETVTAKGTPTARHEAGLVAFKDKILLIGGRRINPTDEFDTKTNTWTAKSPTPIELHHFQPVVVGDAVYLIGAMTGKWPNEKPLDKVIIYYPDEDRYEYSHTIPKDRRRGGAGAVYYNNKIYLVGGITNGHVDGYKPWFDVYDPKTGEWFVLPDAPDARDHFQAAVANNKLYAFAGRRTSKKTDQDMALTSSHGNVYNFESNKWEAVTENLRITTERAGNSAFAWNNEIVIGGGESLAHEIAHSEVEAYNSKTRTWRNWPSLNQGRHGSGFAIVGEYVYTASGSGNRGGGPELTTIERLKLPTDLGDKSDEFVDLTPVYKQWHTVTLSFEGPQTSEKAADNPFLNYRLDVVFKHAETQDTIRGFYAADGNASETGADKGNIWKVRFSPSLKGDWSYSADLYHKDSIALKGNLKQAESIAISNKEGRFSVIESDKDGLDFRANGILEASKGYFRFRDSKKYWMKGGANSPENLLAYIDFDDTYRLKTSNKDGEASTTEEIHAYPNHLKDWKEGDPTWKNEKGKSLIGALNYLASKGMNAVYFLTMNILGDGKDVWPYTDSETFDRFDVSKLAQWEIVFKHMQSKGIMLHVVLQETENETMLDGGDTGPLRQLYYRELIARYGHHLGLIWNLGEENGSAPWSLIAQNDRQRKDMAKFLKETDPYKHPVLLHTHSEDPHRSVILDSILGFKYLDGLSLQQSEREHAGEIVETWKSKAKAVNQDWLITMDEIGLWHTAALPDDKDPNHNTLRRYALWGTLLSGGAGVEWYFGAKHPHNDLTSEDWRQRDRLWELTNYATGFFQDHLPYWEMEPEHKLINSKDAYCFRKKGDIYAIYIAAPGRHTINLKETEGMFTLQWFDPLQGGELQNGTVEKVIGGGITALGGPKSKNKQDWVCLIKKINDKK
- a CDS encoding GntR family transcriptional regulator — protein: MDRIFKNELSAQAYNKVRAMIMSKELEPGQKIVQDKLAETLGISRTPLRSALQMLEGEGLIVPLPKKGFVVKKFSDIEILEIFDCRMALEGTAVRLFTNHARPNEINELKKLFSPFLEGDIDNSEYQQADAEFHNSIMKGSGNGFLNRLFQQGNLLVCMDLIGLLRLPNETLPEHMAIIDAIEKRDADLAESLAKEHLDKTKQLILKKMNE
- a CDS encoding cupin domain-containing protein, producing MIKFQEFKEVCQKSIEMIEEAGLLLTPEDKEKITAADFGLSNLKKEGIQILTMFQTNRIAGKILVLLPYQTEPEHWHPTVGDDPGKEEVIRAISGDLYFYIPGEDTMTEGFIVEGKADCYTMRNEVVMKPGDQLELPAGTKHWFQAGKRGAVMYSFSTTVTDLNDQFTDPNINRDTIIEKAPRGAY